The Acidimicrobiales bacterium genome includes the window GCCAGCAGGAGATGGACGAGGCCGACCTGCCGTGGTGGCAGGTGTTCCGGAAGTACCTACCGGATCTGTGGAGCCCCCAACTCCTCGACATGAGCTACACCGAGTTCCTGGAGGAGTTCGTCCCGTGGGAGCCGGCCCGCGTGGTCAGCGCGATGGGTGCCTGGTACTGCGGGGCGCATCCCAACTGGGACGGCATGATGCTGCCCTCCCTCGGGGGGACGATGCTGTTCGCCTACTCGGGGGGCTCGCCGCGCGGCGGGATGCACACCTACGCCCACGCCATCATCCGCTGCGCCATTGCCAACGGCGCCCGGATCCTGACCAACTCCCCGGTGGAGGAGATAATCGTCAGTGACGGGCGGGCGGTCGGCGTCCGGCTGGCCGCCGACGCTTCGTTCCCGGAGAAGACGATCAGGGCCCGCAAGGCGGTGATCTCCGGGGCCGACGTGAAGCAGACCTTCTTGCGGCTCGTGGGCACGAGGCACATGGATGCCGGTTTCGCCCAGCGCATCTCCGACGTGTCGCTCAAGGGCGGGAGCCTCTTCGTGATGTCGGTCATCTGCCGGGAGCTGCCGAAGTACCACGGCCGGGATGACGCCTTCCCAGAGGAGATATACCCGTCGTGCGTGGTCGGCCCGGCCGACTCGATGGAGTACTTCCAGGCGCAGACCCGTGACGCCTACTCGTACAAGCGGCTGCCGGCCAAGCTGACGCCGGAGCACCTCACGATGATGATCTGCTCGCACGACCAGTACGACCCCACCCGCACGGTAGAGGGATACCACGTGCTGTCGCCGATCTACCTCGAATGCCCGCCCCCCCAGTACGACGTGGACGGACCCGAGGGATACAACCGGCGCAAGCAGGAGATCGTCGACGCAGCGCT containing:
- a CDS encoding NAD(P)/FAD-dependent oxidoreductase, coding for MREETFDIVIVGGGHNGSTIAAYLAKSGLSVAVCEARPECGGGQENTEPRPGFRIDPHATYLYGGAAPGFDQLELWKYGMRMVYYPSMSGVVTLDGVAANMGSRWRPDILEETARRYFPGQAGGGLLEALPGPAMRELLRAMFWTPPHPRQQEMDEADLPWWQVFRKYLPDLWSPQLLDMSYTEFLEEFVPWEPARVVSAMGAWYCGAHPNWDGMMLPSLGGTMLFAYSGGSPRGGMHTYAHAIIRCAIANGARILTNSPVEEIIVSDGRAVGVRLAADASFPEKTIRARKAVISGADVKQTFLRLVGTRHMDAGFAQRISDVSLKGGSLFVMSVICRELPKYHGRDDAFPEEIYPSCVVGPADSMEYFQAQTRDAYSYKRLPAKLTPEHLTMMICSHDQYDPTRTVEGYHVLSPIYLECPPPQYDVDGPEGYNRRKQEIVDAALALLERMAPNMHSDNIVDVFVNTPYDSEFRNAGMSGGNWYGARHSADQWFGTRPIPELARYRTPIDGLYMCSQSMHPGGLCLMAVPYNLMHILIEDGVVEPASWWYPSEWYVPETGRRAAGAA